A single region of the Deltaproteobacteria bacterium genome encodes:
- a CDS encoding PQQ-binding-like beta-propeller repeat protein, giving the protein MPPTALAALALACGGAASHRSTGAAAFEGARAKSAEASHEWRTYLNDGQHSPLAQIDRTNVRELRVAWEYAAGGVSQCAQIQTNPLVVNGVLYGVSPSLRAFALDAATGAELWSFDPAASERPGLAPSRGLTFWADGEDERVFFGAGAALWALNARTGEPIESFGDAGRVDLREGLGRDADAQWVAATTPPAIYRDLVLIGGRVSELGDASPGHVRAFDAKTGALRWTFHTIPQPGEAGHETWPAEAWRTAGGANSWAGIRVDAARGIAFVPTGSATYDFYGGDRRGYNLFASSLVALDAATGERRWHYQVVRHDVWDRDLPAPPNLIALERDGRRIDAVAQATKSGHVFVFERESGTPLFPIREVPAPASALEGEQLAATQPLPERPPPFARQHVRESDLTQRTPEAHAAVLAQLRAFSSSEPFAAPSEAGIALLPGMDGGAEWGGLAWDPETSLLYVNSQEVPYVIQMARAPRVAGLGSGGRAAYLSLCAGCHGLQREGGGGVPALTDLGERLGALEVRRIVQEGRGRMPALPLLGNAEMAALLWYLFEPLGPARIEETPASDVPSGAMFPRYMLAGYRKFLDPDGFPAIAPPWGTLSAIDLARGEIAWQVPLGDYPEALARGMRGLGAETYGGPVVTAGGLVFIAGTPDAKLRAFDKASGALLYEADLPAAGFATPAVYEAAGRQFVVIAAGGSKLGRPSGDRYVAFALPE; this is encoded by the coding sequence GTGCCTCCCACGGCTCTCGCAGCCCTCGCGCTCGCCTGCGGCGGCGCCGCGTCGCATCGCAGCACGGGCGCCGCCGCGTTCGAGGGCGCGCGCGCGAAGAGCGCCGAGGCTTCGCACGAGTGGCGCACGTACCTGAACGACGGACAGCACTCGCCGCTCGCGCAGATCGATCGCACGAACGTGCGCGAGCTGCGCGTGGCCTGGGAGTACGCGGCCGGCGGCGTCTCGCAGTGCGCGCAGATCCAGACCAACCCGCTCGTGGTGAACGGCGTGCTCTACGGCGTCTCGCCTTCGCTGCGCGCGTTCGCGCTCGATGCCGCGACCGGCGCGGAGCTGTGGAGCTTCGATCCCGCGGCAAGCGAGCGGCCCGGCCTCGCGCCGAGCCGCGGCCTCACGTTCTGGGCCGACGGCGAGGACGAGCGCGTGTTCTTCGGCGCAGGCGCTGCGCTGTGGGCGCTGAACGCGCGCACCGGCGAGCCGATCGAGAGCTTCGGGGACGCGGGCCGCGTCGATCTGCGCGAAGGGCTCGGGCGCGACGCCGATGCGCAGTGGGTCGCGGCGACGACGCCGCCCGCGATCTACCGCGATCTCGTCCTGATCGGCGGGCGAGTCTCCGAGCTCGGTGACGCCTCGCCCGGCCACGTACGCGCGTTCGACGCGAAGACCGGCGCGCTGCGCTGGACGTTCCACACGATCCCGCAGCCCGGCGAAGCGGGACACGAGACGTGGCCCGCCGAGGCGTGGCGCACGGCCGGCGGCGCCAACTCGTGGGCGGGAATTCGCGTCGACGCAGCCCGCGGCATCGCGTTCGTGCCGACCGGCTCCGCGACCTACGACTTCTACGGCGGCGATCGGCGCGGCTACAACCTCTTCGCGAGCTCGCTCGTCGCGCTCGACGCAGCGACCGGAGAGCGGCGCTGGCACTACCAAGTCGTGCGCCACGACGTGTGGGACCGCGACCTGCCCGCGCCGCCGAACCTGATCGCGCTCGAGCGCGACGGCAGGCGCATCGACGCCGTGGCGCAGGCGACGAAGAGCGGCCACGTGTTCGTGTTCGAGCGCGAGAGCGGCACGCCGCTGTTCCCGATTCGCGAAGTGCCCGCGCCCGCGAGCGCGCTCGAAGGCGAGCAGCTCGCGGCGACGCAGCCGCTGCCCGAGCGCCCGCCGCCGTTCGCGCGCCAGCACGTGCGCGAGAGCGACCTCACTCAGCGCACGCCCGAGGCGCACGCCGCCGTGCTCGCGCAGCTCCGTGCCTTCTCCAGCAGCGAGCCGTTCGCTGCGCCAAGCGAAGCGGGCATTGCGCTGCTGCCCGGCATGGATGGCGGTGCGGAATGGGGCGGGCTCGCCTGGGATCCCGAGACTTCCCTGCTGTACGTGAACTCGCAGGAAGTTCCCTACGTGATCCAGATGGCGCGAGCACCGCGCGTCGCGGGTCTCGGGAGCGGCGGCCGCGCGGCGTACCTCTCGCTGTGCGCGGGCTGCCACGGCCTTCAGCGCGAGGGGGGCGGCGGCGTGCCGGCCCTGACTGATCTGGGCGAGCGCCTGGGTGCGCTCGAGGTGCGGCGCATCGTGCAGGAAGGACGCGGGCGCATGCCGGCGCTTCCGTTGTTAGGGAACGCCGAGATGGCGGCGCTGCTCTGGTACCTGTTCGAGCCGCTCGGTCCCGCGCGGATCGAGGAAACGCCCGCCAGCGACGTGCCCAGCGGCGCGATGTTCCCGCGCTACATGCTCGCCGGGTACCGAAAGTTCCTCGATCCCGACGGCTTCCCCGCGATCGCGCCGCCGTGGGGCACGCTCAGCGCGATCGACCTCGCGCGCGGCGAGATCGCGTGGCAGGTGCCGCTCGGCGACTACCCCGAGGCGCTCGCGCGCGGCATGCGCGGCCTCGGCGCCGAGACCTACGGCGGGCCCGTCGTCACCGCGGGCGGGCTCGTGTTCATCGCGGGCACGCCCGACGCGAAGCTGCGCGCGTTCGACAAGGCGAGTGGCGCCCTGCTCTACGAAGCCGATCTGCCCGCGGCCGGCTTCGCAACGCCCGCGGTCTACGAGGCCGCCGGCCGCCAATTCGTCGTGATCGCCGCAGGAGGCAGCAAGCTCGGCCGCCCGAGCGGCGACCGCTACGTCGCCTTCGCGCTGCCGGAGTGA